The following coding sequences are from one SAR202 cluster bacterium window:
- a CDS encoding DUF2851 family protein — protein sequence MELHLSIRDWAAHGHHKDCNYNSVTLHAVAGTADKEASLRSGMEAPAISLAPLMEAQATCRNPGQDALYKLLSEQGYQKPSSRGEALRLLERSGTDRFLGKSRWYQRQTRDQPAEEVVYQGLMEAAGYSENRGGFSRLSQKAPYGHLSRLAETSSRTGLATVEQYLLAAAGFGRPSPHSQFLGSPMSSTSWRLFRVRPSNNPRRRIRGMASLIVRYRDGMITGLMRLVLQESGKTLEKGLMVDDPGGGPALIGHSRASDMAINVVLPFLHGWGSETDNKSLQGAALNLFQGWPSLQINSAISSAEEALFPERWLPLARGARGQQGVLHLQRLLRGEKAEAVDLSRV from the coding sequence GTGGAGCTGCATCTATCCATACGGGACTGGGCGGCTCACGGCCACCATAAGGACTGTAATTACAACAGCGTGACACTCCATGCGGTGGCGGGCACGGCGGATAAGGAAGCGTCTCTGAGGAGCGGCATGGAGGCGCCGGCCATCTCCCTGGCCCCGCTTATGGAGGCGCAGGCGACCTGCCGCAATCCAGGGCAAGACGCGCTGTATAAGCTCCTCTCAGAGCAGGGTTATCAGAAACCTTCATCCCGCGGCGAGGCCCTAAGGCTGCTGGAACGGTCGGGGACTGACCGCTTCCTGGGGAAAAGCAGATGGTATCAGCGTCAGACACGGGATCAACCAGCCGAAGAAGTGGTCTACCAGGGGTTAATGGAGGCCGCCGGCTATAGCGAGAATCGAGGAGGGTTCTCGCGTTTGAGCCAAAAGGCGCCGTACGGACACCTTTCGCGCTTGGCTGAAACCTCTTCAAGGACAGGCCTTGCAACAGTCGAGCAATATCTCCTGGCCGCGGCAGGCTTTGGTAGGCCCAGTCCACACTCGCAATTTCTTGGTTCGCCAATGTCGTCAACCTCCTGGCGGCTTTTTAGGGTGCGTCCTAGCAATAATCCGCGCCGCCGCATACGCGGGATGGCGTCTTTGATCGTTCGCTATAGAGATGGCATGATTACGGGGCTGATGCGGCTTGTCCTTCAAGAGAGCGGGAAGACCTTGGAGAAGGGGCTGATGGTAGATGACCCCGGCGGCGGACCCGCCCTCATCGGCCACAGCCGCGCCTCAGACATGGCTATAAACGTGGTGCTGCCTTTCTTGCATGGCTGGGGTTCGGAGACTGATAACAAAAGCCTTCAGGGTGCCGCGCTAAATCTCTTCCAGGGCTGGCCCTCGCTGCAGATTAACAGCGCCATCAGCAGCGCAGAGGAGGCCCTCTTTCCGGAGAGGTGGCTTCCGCTGGCCCGCGGGGCCCGCGGGCAGCAGGGTGTCCTGCATCTGCAGCGCCTCTTAAGAGGCGAGAAGGCGGAAGCCGTAGATTTGAGCCGTGTGTGA
- a CDS encoding amidohydrolase family protein, which yields MPATTAFLDASILDCAGRDPYKGVLLVEGRRIKKLGSASQVFIPRDARKIDLAGKTLMPGLMDAHAHVGLVDYHGSMEAKYPGSTYAFTVARNIADYLDSGFTTIRDAGGCAWSFKESVRRGLIRGPRMFISNGFISQTGGHGDSRPHHHLGPPQHDHPLAPPPFIADGPDAVRRAARENLRQGADQIKVMAGGGAASPTDSLDVPQYTIDELAAAVYEAKAVRKYVMAHVYVPQGIMNCAQAGVLSIEHGNFLDEESASMMKERGMFLVPTLVIYDLIAKAGAKLGSPAATVEKIKQVKVVGSQSIEVAIAAGVKIASGSDVFGAYAGNHAAELELKASVMGNMGAIMASTRVNAELFGILNDTGALEAGKLADLIVVRGDPLADIRILQDSSRVQLVMLEGNIAKDTLESS from the coding sequence ATGCCCGCGACCACAGCCTTCCTCGACGCCAGTATCCTGGACTGCGCCGGCCGCGACCCCTATAAAGGCGTCCTGCTGGTAGAAGGCCGGCGCATCAAGAAACTCGGCTCCGCCAGCCAGGTATTCATACCTCGCGACGCCCGCAAAATAGACCTGGCCGGCAAGACCCTCATGCCCGGCCTCATGGACGCTCACGCCCACGTAGGCCTGGTGGACTACCACGGCAGCATGGAGGCCAAGTACCCGGGCTCGACTTACGCCTTCACTGTCGCCCGTAACATCGCCGACTACCTGGACTCCGGCTTTACCACCATCCGCGACGCGGGCGGCTGCGCCTGGAGCTTCAAAGAGTCCGTGCGCCGCGGTCTCATTCGCGGCCCGCGCATGTTCATCAGCAACGGCTTCATCTCCCAGACGGGCGGCCACGGCGACTCCCGGCCCCATCACCACCTCGGCCCGCCCCAACACGACCACCCCTTGGCCCCTCCGCCCTTCATCGCCGACGGCCCCGACGCTGTGCGCCGCGCCGCCCGGGAGAACCTCCGCCAGGGCGCCGACCAGATCAAGGTCATGGCCGGTGGCGGCGCGGCTTCCCCCACCGACTCCCTGGATGTCCCTCAGTACACCATCGACGAACTGGCCGCGGCGGTCTACGAGGCCAAAGCCGTCCGCAAGTACGTCATGGCCCACGTCTACGTGCCCCAGGGTATCATGAACTGCGCCCAGGCTGGCGTCCTCTCTATCGAGCATGGCAACTTCCTCGATGAGGAGTCGGCGTCGATGATGAAGGAGCGCGGCATGTTCCTGGTGCCGACGCTGGTCATCTACGACCTCATCGCCAAGGCTGGCGCCAAGCTCGGCTCTCCCGCCGCCACTGTTGAGAAGATCAAGCAGGTCAAAGTCGTAGGTTCTCAAAGCATCGAGGTCGCCATAGCCGCTGGAGTAAAAATCGCCTCTGGCTCCGACGTCTTTGGTGCCTACGCAGGCAACCACGCCGCCGAGCTGGAGCTAAAGGCGTCGGTCATGGGTAACATGGGCGCCATCATGGCCTCCACCCGCGTCAACGCTGAGCTCTTCGGCATACTCAACGACACCGGCGCCCTGGAGGCCGGCAAGCTGGCCGACCTTATCGTCGTCCGCGGCGACCCACTGGCGGACATCCGCATCCTTCAGGACTCGTCTCGCGTCCAGCTTGTGATGCTGGAAGGGAACATCGCCAAAGACACCCTAGAAAGTAGCTAG
- a CDS encoding cysteine--tRNA ligase codes for MLRIYNTLHKRLEEIETLEPGAARMYTCGPTVYRYAHIGNLRSYLMADWIKRALRTQGLKVTHVKNITDVGHMRQEQLERGGDKVILAALAEGKTPQQIADFYTQAFLQDEAKLNILPADHLPRATAHVADMQDIIGRLLKNGYAYKTGDNIYFSVAGCSSYGQLSGNTGRDLLEGVRAEADPAKRDPRDFTLWKRAEPGRAMKWDSPWGEGFPGWHIECSAMSVKYLGEEQDIHTGGVDNIFPHHEDEIAQSEAAFGKRYVKYWVHGQHLLADGVKMAKSAGNEFTLADLETRGFDPLAFRYLCLTVKYRHRLNFTFSALKAAQRALIRLQDLAWTWRHEPSSNGHRGASLKQWRGRFIEAVEDDLNLPKALSTIWDLSRSRLSAAAKLELMLEFDAVLGLGLQWAPSGYDLPPDATSSLKTREGHRQKSQFTEADKIRRVLAAQGYQVRDTGDGTLARPKTAFEMQAERWPSVSSASEVPSLVETPSTLDYSVVIAACNYLSDLQRCAGSVLRWCGGGSMELVIVDNGSTDGTSQWVEELKARDARVKVVHSDHVLGDAQAKNIGLKTSQGRIVALLDTSVELVSNPMPQWEELLSDPKVGMAGPWGLRSQDLHHFHEEVTSGVADVMQGYALAFRRELLSEVGLMRECFRFYRNLDLDFSFQFRDRGYCVLADGSLPMVRHEHRQWSALGEEERNQLSRKNFRHFFRRWGQRLDLLVAPKA; via the coding sequence ATGTTACGGATTTATAACACTTTACATAAGCGGCTAGAGGAGATAGAGACCCTGGAACCAGGTGCGGCCAGGATGTACACCTGCGGTCCCACCGTCTACCGCTACGCCCACATCGGCAACCTCCGCTCCTATCTGATGGCCGACTGGATCAAACGCGCCCTCAGGACGCAGGGTTTGAAGGTTACACACGTCAAGAATATCACCGACGTTGGGCATATGCGCCAGGAGCAGTTGGAGCGGGGTGGCGACAAGGTTATCCTAGCGGCGCTGGCGGAAGGGAAGACCCCTCAACAGATTGCGGACTTCTACACCCAGGCGTTTCTACAAGATGAGGCCAAATTAAATATCTTGCCAGCTGACCACTTGCCGCGCGCCACCGCGCATGTCGCAGATATGCAAGACATCATCGGCCGGCTTCTGAAGAATGGTTACGCCTATAAGACCGGCGACAACATCTATTTCAGCGTCGCCGGGTGTTCCTCATACGGGCAGTTGTCGGGCAATACGGGCCGGGACTTGTTGGAAGGCGTAAGGGCTGAGGCGGACCCCGCCAAACGGGACCCCCGGGACTTCACCCTCTGGAAACGCGCCGAACCGGGCAGGGCCATGAAATGGGATAGTCCCTGGGGTGAGGGTTTTCCGGGATGGCATATCGAATGCTCCGCCATGTCGGTGAAGTATCTAGGCGAGGAGCAGGACATACATACCGGTGGCGTGGATAACATCTTCCCTCACCACGAGGATGAGATAGCGCAGAGCGAAGCCGCCTTCGGCAAGCGGTACGTAAAATACTGGGTGCACGGTCAGCATCTTCTGGCCGACGGCGTCAAGATGGCCAAGTCCGCGGGCAACGAGTTTACTCTGGCTGACTTAGAAACGCGAGGCTTTGATCCCCTGGCTTTTAGGTACCTATGCCTGACTGTCAAATACCGCCACCGTCTTAACTTCACCTTCTCCGCGCTCAAAGCCGCTCAGCGCGCCCTCATCAGGCTGCAAGACCTGGCATGGACCTGGCGACACGAGCCTTCGAGCAACGGACATCGCGGTGCCAGCTTGAAGCAATGGCGAGGGCGGTTTATTGAAGCTGTTGAGGATGACTTGAATTTGCCTAAGGCCCTCTCGACGATTTGGGACTTGAGCCGCTCTAGGCTGTCCGCTGCTGCAAAACTGGAGTTAATGCTGGAATTCGACGCTGTATTGGGCCTGGGTCTCCAGTGGGCGCCGTCCGGCTATGATCTGCCGCCGGACGCAACGTCCAGCCTTAAAACGCGGGAGGGTCATCGCCAAAAGTCCCAGTTCACCGAAGCTGACAAGATACGCCGGGTTCTGGCGGCACAAGGATACCAGGTTAGAGACACCGGCGACGGCACCCTGGCCCGGCCCAAGACAGCCTTCGAGATGCAGGCGGAGAGGTGGCCCTCCGTATCCTCCGCCAGCGAGGTGCCATCCCTGGTGGAGACCCCTTCAACCCTGGACTACTCGGTTGTCATCGCGGCGTGTAACTACCTGTCGGACCTGCAGCGGTGCGCCGGCAGCGTGCTGCGCTGGTGCGGCGGCGGTTCCATGGAGCTGGTCATCGTTGATAACGGCTCCACCGACGGCACCTCCCAGTGGGTGGAGGAGCTGAAGGCTCGGGACGCCAGGGTGAAAGTAGTCCACTCTGATCACGTTCTGGGGGACGCTCAGGCAAAGAATATTGGACTCAAGACCAGTCAGGGAAGGATAGTAGCGTTGCTGGACACGTCGGTAGAGCTGGTGAGTAATCCCATGCCGCAATGGGAGGAACTTTTATCAGACCCCAAGGTGGGAATGGCAGGCCCCTGGGGACTCCGATCCCAGGACCTGCACCATTTCCATGAAGAAGTGACGTCCGGCGTTGCCGACGTGATGCAAGGCTACGCTCTGGCCTTCCGCCGCGAACTTCTATCGGAGGTCGGTCTGATGCGGGAGTGCTTCCGGTTCTACCGCAACTTAGACCTTGATTTCAGCTTTCAGTTCCGGGACCGCGGGTATTGCGTCTTGGCCGACGGGAGCCTTCCCATGGTGCGCCACGAGCACCGTCAGTGGAGCGCCTTGGGAGAGGAGGAGCGCAACCAGCTCAGCCGCAAGAACTTTCGCCACTTCTTTCGCCGGTGGGGCCAGCGCCTGGACCTGCTGGTGGCGCCCAAGGCCTGA
- a CDS encoding amidohydrolase family protein, giving the protein MNSTALLYCGHRLTTGGLMASSIIRGKYVVTKALNGQSSEIIQDGAVFQRDGEIIEVGKFEEVRRKHRADKVVGSEKQVVIPGLVNAHHHVGLTPFQLGNLDLALEPWIAVRMANRDVDPYLDTLYCAIQMVEFGITTVMHNHATHRKMPGMSFQEGGAAVIKAYQDAGMRVAFSFSHRDQNQIVYQEDQAFLKTLPKELASKLEQRLKVSHLPTKEYLGVVNDVYRQFQEDPRVRVFVSPGNVQWCSDSMLEGMKEYASRRRTGLHIHLQESIYQKMYGLRTWGKTPLAHLNDVGVLGPEVSCAHGVWVTESDIDTMAATGTMVSHNASSNLRLKSGVAPVNRMNAKGVMVAIGIDEAGLNDDKDMMQEMRLVSKIHREPGVSAAWPSSHQVLHMATVNGAKATFFAPQVGTLEKGKRADMVLVNLEHIMEPYLDPDTNIVDAILYRARGVDVDTSIVDGEVIMEGRKMTRVKKEDVWRELKAHMGRPLAPHEQERREVSKQLLPHVQRFYEKWELGKGRPHYFYNEAG; this is encoded by the coding sequence GTGAACTCAACGGCGTTGCTATACTGCGGCCATCGACTGACGACGGGAGGGCTTATGGCATCGTCCATTATCAGGGGCAAGTATGTGGTCACGAAAGCGCTGAACGGGCAGTCCAGCGAGATTATCCAGGACGGGGCGGTATTCCAGCGTGACGGGGAGATTATCGAGGTAGGAAAGTTTGAGGAGGTGAGGAGGAAGCACCGGGCAGACAAAGTAGTGGGGAGCGAGAAACAGGTGGTGATTCCGGGGCTGGTGAACGCGCACCACCACGTGGGGCTGACGCCTTTCCAACTCGGCAACCTTGATCTGGCGCTGGAGCCGTGGATTGCGGTGCGAATGGCGAACCGTGACGTGGACCCGTACCTGGACACGCTGTACTGCGCTATCCAGATGGTCGAGTTTGGCATCACGACGGTGATGCACAACCACGCGACGCATCGGAAGATGCCAGGGATGAGCTTTCAGGAGGGCGGGGCGGCGGTGATCAAGGCTTACCAGGACGCGGGGATGCGGGTGGCCTTCTCCTTCTCGCATCGAGACCAGAACCAGATTGTCTATCAAGAAGACCAGGCGTTTTTGAAGACGCTGCCCAAGGAACTGGCGTCGAAGCTGGAGCAGCGGCTGAAGGTGTCGCACCTGCCGACGAAGGAGTACCTGGGGGTGGTGAACGACGTGTACCGCCAGTTTCAGGAAGACCCGAGGGTGCGAGTGTTTGTCAGCCCAGGGAACGTGCAGTGGTGCTCGGACTCGATGCTGGAGGGGATGAAGGAGTACGCGTCGAGGCGGCGGACGGGGCTGCACATACACTTACAGGAGTCGATATACCAGAAGATGTATGGCCTGCGGACGTGGGGCAAGACGCCGCTGGCACACCTGAACGACGTGGGGGTGCTGGGGCCGGAGGTGTCCTGCGCCCACGGGGTGTGGGTGACGGAGTCGGACATCGACACTATGGCGGCGACGGGGACCATGGTGTCGCACAACGCCAGCTCCAACCTGCGGCTGAAGAGCGGGGTGGCGCCGGTGAATCGCATGAACGCCAAGGGCGTGATGGTGGCCATAGGCATCGACGAGGCAGGGCTGAACGACGACAAGGACATGATGCAGGAGATGCGGCTGGTGTCGAAGATACATCGAGAGCCGGGGGTGTCCGCCGCGTGGCCGTCGAGCCACCAGGTGCTGCACATGGCGACGGTGAACGGGGCCAAGGCGACGTTCTTTGCGCCGCAGGTGGGGACGCTGGAGAAGGGGAAGCGGGCGGACATGGTGCTGGTGAACCTGGAGCATATCATGGAGCCTTACCTAGACCCGGACACGAATATTGTCGACGCGATTCTGTACCGGGCGAGGGGCGTGGACGTGGACACGTCGATAGTGGATGGGGAGGTGATTATGGAGGGCCGGAAGATGACGCGGGTGAAGAAGGAGGATGTGTGGAGGGAATTGAAGGCGCATATGGGGAGGCCGTTGGCGCCGCACGAGCAGGAGCGTCGGGAGGTATCGAAGCAGTTGCTGCCGCATGTGCAAAGGTTTTATGAGAAGTGGGAGTTGGGGAAGGGGAGGCCGCACTACTTCTACAACGAGGCTGGATAG
- a CDS encoding DUF2851 family protein, with translation MRDVYKEQAAGQMEGSSSPASALQPYVSEALLSRLWQERAARHNHFVTSRGHKIKVLYPGRHNRSSGPDFKDALFYQEGLGLVRGGRGAASIHTGLGGSRPP, from the coding sequence ATGAGAGACGTGTACAAGGAGCAGGCCGCCGGGCAGATGGAGGGGTCTTCATCCCCAGCGTCCGCCCTGCAGCCTTATGTCTCTGAAGCCTTGCTGTCCAGGCTGTGGCAAGAAAGAGCGGCTAGGCACAACCATTTTGTCACCAGCCGGGGCCACAAGATAAAAGTTCTCTACCCGGGCCGGCACAACAGGTCATCAGGTCCGGACTTTAAGGACGCGCTTTTCTATCAGGAAGGGTTAGGCTTGGTCAGGGGGGGACGTGGAGCTGCATCTATCCATACGGGACTGGGCGGCTCACGGCCACCATAA
- a CDS encoding redoxin domain-containing protein: protein MAAPTTQFPKVGDTAPDFTLDSLGGRPVAISSYKGKKLVVFMWASW from the coding sequence ATGGCTGCTCCAACAACCCAATTCCCCAAGGTCGGGGACACAGCCCCCGACTTCACGCTTGACTCCCTCGGTGGCCGTCCTGTCGCCATATCCAGCTACAAAGGCAAGAAGCTCGTCGTCTTCATGTGGGCTTCCTGGTGA
- a CDS encoding helix-turn-helix domain-containing protein gives MSGNFRYASSSVKRTKGKSATKSRGKSSDKKPYAIDAKWNADAVKALRVHLGLTQQEMADHLGTRQQTISEWERGLYTPRGASKTLLRLVAERSNFPYVAGLEDK, from the coding sequence ATGTCAGGTAACTTTCGGTATGCGTCCTCTTCAGTCAAGCGGACCAAAGGTAAGTCAGCCACAAAGTCGAGAGGGAAGTCGTCAGACAAGAAGCCTTATGCCATAGATGCTAAGTGGAACGCTGACGCGGTGAAAGCCTTGCGTGTACATCTAGGCCTCACTCAGCAGGAAATGGCTGACCATCTGGGGACAAGGCAGCAGACTATTAGCGAATGGGAAAGGGGCCTCTACACGCCCCGCGGCGCTTCCAAGACCCTCCTGCGCCTGGTGGCGGAGCGATCTAACTTCCCCTACGTCGCTGGTCTAGAAGACAAGTAG
- a CDS encoding redoxin domain-containing protein has product MCREQLPVWQQFYSRHKAQGVEVLSVAVDVQGPEKARPFADKAKPNFPTVVDQTNLLSRLFGFKAVPNAIFIDERGVIRYAKYGGFDIRKPEFAKIAEQWAATSSIEGASENKLGGADHAKAVALFQKGQEHYRQGRMGEALTLWREAVALDPDNYVIRKQVWAVENPDKFYAGDVDYAWQRQQMDKGL; this is encoded by the coding sequence ATGTGCCGCGAGCAGCTGCCGGTCTGGCAGCAGTTCTACTCTAGGCACAAAGCCCAAGGCGTCGAAGTTTTGTCAGTGGCTGTGGACGTTCAGGGCCCTGAAAAAGCCCGGCCCTTTGCGGATAAGGCCAAGCCCAACTTCCCCACGGTAGTGGACCAGACTAATCTCCTGAGCCGGCTCTTCGGCTTCAAGGCCGTTCCCAACGCCATTTTCATCGACGAGCGTGGTGTCATTCGGTACGCCAAATACGGCGGCTTCGATATCCGCAAGCCTGAGTTCGCTAAAATAGCTGAGCAATGGGCCGCCACAAGCTCTATCGAAGGCGCCTCAGAGAACAAACTGGGCGGCGCGGACCACGCCAAAGCCGTCGCGCTCTTTCAGAAGGGCCAGGAACACTACCGGCAGGGCCGCATGGGCGAAGCACTGACGCTGTGGCGGGAGGCCGTGGCCCTAGATCCTGACAACTATGTCATCCGCAAGCAAGTGTGGGCCGTCGAAAACCCTGATAAGTTCTACGCGGGCGATGTCGACTACGCATGGCAGAGGCAGCAGATGGATAAGGGTCTGTAA